In Desulfosudis oleivorans Hxd3, the DNA window GGCAGCAGCTTGGCAATCAGGGCCATATTCACATGACGGGTTCCTTCCAGCTTGGGAAAGCCCTTCAATTCCACCACGGCCTGGGAAAAATAGTTGTCTTTTTCAAACCCCTTGGCGGCGATAATATCCCACAGCATCTCGTGGACCTCTTCTCCCTGGATGGCCACCTTCATTTTCATGATTGGATTGTAGAGCATGTATCGCTTGTCTTCGGCCGACGCGGCCCGCATATAATCGGTGGCCCTGAGACCGAAAAGTTTCATGCCCGCCAGGCGGCAGAAGGAGTCCATGAAGAGCCGCTTGACATGGGGAAATTCGGTGACAAACTTGCCGTAAACATTTCTATGGGCGGCATGGTTGATGGCTTCATAAAAAGAGTGGGTCACAATACCGGTGGCACCGGAACCGATGTTGAACTTGCAGATATTGATGGTGTTGAGCATGTCATCCCAGGCCTTGGGGCCCCGGGCGGAAATATCGGCATCGGTGATGGGATAGTCGTGAAGGATAAACTCGGAAACAAAGTTCTGGGCCTTTATCACGTTCTGAACACATTCAAATTTTTCATGGTGGGAATCGACCACGAAAAATACATAATCGTCGGTACCGGCGATCTTGCCGAAAACCGTAATGGTAGAAGCCTCGTTACCGTTGCCGATATAATACTTTGTCCCTCTGGCAAGATAGGTCCCGTCATCCTGGGGATACAGTTTCATTTCTGAAGAGTAAATATCCGCGCCATGCTCTTTTTCCGACAGCCCGAAGGCGCACAGGGGGTTTTCTCTCAACTGCTGAACGGCCCGGTGTTTCAGCTCCTCGTTGTCCCCGAGAAAAACCGGGTCCAACCCCAGAGTGGATACATGATACATGTACCAGTAGGCCGCGCCGTAAAAACCGGTGATTTCGGAAAATTCATACATGCGGTAGGTGCTGTAATACTGGTCATCGTCTCCATAGCCTTTGGGGAGAAACAGGGTCTCAAAAATTCTCTCTTTTTTGCAGAACTCGGCAAAGTCATGGGTGAATTCAAAGGAGAAGGTGTCCTCCTTCATTTTTTTCATCCCCTTGTTTTCAAAAAACGCGATGGTCTTGAGCATAATCTCTTTTGACCGTTCGTCAGGGTAGTTTCTGTCCTGGTATTTTTTGGGGTTCAGCAACAGCATGGCAGGCTCCTTCTACGTATAGGGATATTAGTGCGGATTCTGATGGACGTCACAAAGAATGGTTCATATACATCAAATCCAAAATATATAAATAAAATATGAAGAACTCCTAAAAATCTATTTGGGATGGCAAAGTAAAAAGTTCAAGATCAAGGCGTCGCAAATCCCGAGGAATGAGGCGTACTTGTCGTACGTCGCAGTGACGAGGGCTGCAGCGCAACGCAGATATTGGGCTTTTTACAAAGCCATTAGATACTTTACATCATAAGATTCAGAGGTTCAATATATTCCGGGTCTTCATTGTCGATAATGTCAACAATATGTTTGTGCAGCCGGCGCTTGTGCTCGCCGAATATGCCCCTCTGTTTGTTAAATGTCCGGGCAAAGGCCAGGGCCTGGGCCATGAGGTCGTCTTTATCGACACAGGCTTTTTCAATGATATGGTGTTCCTCCAGCTCCGGCGCGGCGACCCTTTTGCCGGTCAGCTTCATCTCATTGAACTTGTAGTAGGGAATGGCCTTTTTCACAAAGGCCACCATTCCGGGTAAAAATGGAATGCGGACATCCACCTCCGGAAAGCAGAAAAAGCCCCGGTCCGACTTCATGAACCGGAAATCACAGGCGCAGGACAGGATAGCCCCGTTGCCGAAGGCATGGCCGTTGATGGCCGCGATCACGGGGACAGGCGCCAGGAGGCATTTTTTAAACACATCGTTCATGCCGTACATAAAGGCCCGCATATCGTCCAAGGCGTTGTTTGCAAACCGGTCCATCATCCATTCCAGGTCAACCCCGGCTGAAAAAATTTTCTCCCCGGTGGAGGTAATGATCATGGCGGTTACGGATTCGTTTGCCAGTGCCCCGTCAATGGCCTTTCCCATGGCCTGAGCAAAGGCCAGGTTCTGGCGGTTTTCACCATTGTCCATTGTGATCACTGCAACGGTACCATCCAGGGTTAAATCAGCAATACTCATTTTCTGCTCCTGTAGCTTGTTTTCAGTAGGTTATCAAAAATGCTGCCTGAAAGGAATATAACCAAAAGAATCTTTCGTGTCTCCACAAAAGATGGGTGGACTCTATTTAAGAAGCGTTGTCTTTTTTCCAGCCGTGGGGGATACCCAGTTTTTTCATCCGGTTGCGAAGGGTGTTGGGATTGATTTTCAGAATCTCCGCGGCACCGCCGGGCCCGTTTATTTTGCCTTTGGACAGGACCAGCACTTTTTTGATGTGCCGGGCATAGACTTCATCCAGTTCTAAAACGCCATCGTCTGCATTTCCATTGTCCGGGGTCTTGCCGCCTGACATCCGGGGAATAACGGTCTGGAATGTGAGCGACCCGTCTTTACTCAGGATCAATTCTCTTTCAATCACGTTCTCCAGTTCGCGAACATTCCCCGGCCAACTGTAAGCGGTCAATGTCTCCATTGCGTCCTGAGACAGGACCGGTTTGACGTGAAGGTTCATTTCGCGGGATTTTTTTTCAATAAAATAAGCGACAAGCGCCGGGATGTCCGCCTGCCTTGATCGCAAGGGGGGAATCCGGATCGGAAAAACATTCAGGCGGAACCACAGATCTTCCCGAAATTGCCCGGACACGACCTGTTCTTCCAGGTTGCGGTTGGTGGCGGCGATAATGCGAATATCCACGGGTATGGACTCCGTGCCCCCAACGCGCTCGATGATTTTATTTTGAAGTACCCGGAGCAGGCGGACCTGGACATGGCGCGGGAGTTCCGCGATTTCGTCTAAAAAAATCGTTCCCCTGTCGGCCCTTTCAAAGCGGCCCATTTTCCGGCTCTCGGCGCCGGTGAAGGCCCCTTTTTCATGCCCGAACAGTTCGCTGTCCACCAGGGTGTCCGGAATGGCGCCGCAATTCACCTTGATTAACGGGCCATCCTTTCGCGAAGAGTTCTGGTGAATGAAATTCGCGATGATTTCCTTGCCCACGCCGGTTTCCCCTGACAGCAATACCGGGCTTTCCTGATCGGCCACGCGGCGGGCCTTGTCCATGACGCCTTTCAGGCCGAGGCTGCCGCCGATAATTTTATTTTCTTCCGGATTGCGAATTTCCTGCTTAAGAAACTGTTTCTCTTTTTCGAGCAGGTTCTTCAGCCGGATCACTTCACGGTGCTTGATATTATTGGAAAGGCCCAGGGCAAATGGGTCATGGAGCATTGAAAACAGATTTTTGTGTTCTTCGGTATAGCGATTTTTCCCATCCTGGCTGATGGCAGCGATACCGATGGGAACTTTTTTATGAAAAAGAAACATGGAAATCGCCGACCAGTCGGATCCCCATAATTTTACATAACTGTTCAGCTCGGAATCGCGTTCGGGCTGATTGGTGACTTTGACTTTTGGAACCGCCCTACCTGCCGGGGCCCCCGGACCTGCCGGATCCCGGGGAATGACCAGGCCGCTATACTCCTTCAACAAGCCGGTGACCCTGACCACTTCGCGATCGGCCTTCATGTCCTGCTCCCGCTGGTAGACCGAAAGCACGGTGGCGGGCATAAACCGGCTCAGGTATTGAAGGCAGTGCAAAGCCCCGGCTTCCAGGTCCAGATGGCCACATATCCGCCGGGTGACCTGGCGAAAAAACTCATATTTATCGTCTACAGGCTCATAATGATCCGGCCCCGGGATTTTTTTTTCGTGGTCCTGCATCATCGTGTCCAACAGCCATTTATGCTCGTTCTTTAATCCCTGGAGCAGGCGGATGTGGGCATCCGTAAACCTGTTCCTGTTGTCGGCAATAAAAAAAATCATCCCATAAACAGATGTTTGTTCTTTAATGGACATGCCCAGCAGAGACCAGTCCGTCCCCCCGCCTGTTCTCTCGGCAATATCGTTTCCAAAGGGGTCTGTTTCCGGTTCATTGATAATGTAAATTTCAGGCAGATTGTCGTTGGCTGCCAGCGCAAAGAGATCCGCCGGCGCCGAATAAGAAAAATTGGTTTTTTCACTTCCCGTGGAAGCGGCCTGGGCGATGATCCGTATTCTTTTCCGGTCAAAATCGAGTTGAACCACACTCATTCGGTCAACGGGCACAGAGAGATGAATACAATCAAAAAACGCGCAAAACGTCTTGTAGATGTCTCCGCCGGAGGCGGCACGCGCTATTATCCGGTTCAACGCAAGGCCTGATTGTGTTTCCATACTGTTTTTCCGCCCCTGATCCGGATATGTCATCTCTTTTCCCGGCCGTAGGCAATACCCAGTTTCTTCATCCGGTTGCGAAGGGTGTTGGGCTTTATCTTCATCATTTCCGCGGCGCCGCCCGGACCGTTTATTTTGCCATTGGAAAGGACCAGCACTTTTTTGACGTGACGAACAAAAAGGTCATCAAGGGACAGGATGTCCTCTGTTTTCATGTCATGACCCGCAGGTTCCTCATGCGTGGGCGTGGGGCTGAGGTTCTGAAAGGTCAGGGGCCCGCCTGTATTCAGGATCAACTCCCTTTCAATCACATTTTCCAGTTCGCGGACATTTCCCGGCCAACTGTAAGCGGTCAATCTTGCCATGGCGTCGGGAGACAGGGGGGGCGTGGGATGAATCTTTAATTCACGGGATTTCTTTTCAATAAAATGATCCGAAAGGGCCGGAACGTCCATGGTTCTCGATCGAAGCGGAGGAATCCGGATGGGAAAAACATTCAGGCGGAACCACAAATCTTCTCGAAACCGGCCGGCTTTGACCCGTTCTTCCAGGTTGCGGTGGGTGGCGGCAATGATACGGATATCAACGGGTATGGACTCCGTGCCGCCCACGCGCTCGATAATTTTATTGTGCAGCACCCGGAGCATGCGGACCTGGGCTGGCAGGGGCAGTTCAGCGATTTCATCCAGAAAGATCGTCCCGCCATTGGCTCTTTCAAAGCGGCCCAATTTTTGCCGCGTTGCCCCTGTGAACGCGCCCTTTTCATGACCGAACAGTTCGCTGTCCACCAGCGTATCCGGAATGGCGCCGCAATTGACTTTTATCAAGGGGCCGTCTTTGCGCGATGACTGCCAGTGAATGAAATTCGCGATCATCTCCTTGCCAACCCCGGTTTCTCCTGTCAGCAAAACCGGGCTGTCCTGCCCGGCGACGAGGCGGGCATTTTCCATGACTTTCTCTAAACCCAAGCTGCCGCCAATAATGGTATCCGGCGCCGTGCAGTGCAACTCTTCGGCCAGGTCTTTTTTCTCTTCTTCAACTAAATTCTTCAGCCGGATAACCTCACGGTGCCGGATGTTGTTTGACAAGGCCAGGACAAAGGGATCATGAAGCAGCGCGAAAAGCTGCATGTGCTCCTCCGTATAACGCGCCCTGCCTTCCAGGCCCACAACGGCAGCACCAATCGGCCTCTCTTTATGAATCAGCGGCATGCTGATACAGCATATTTCACTCCCGAATATGGGCATATAGAGTTTCAGGGCCGAAGAGTCTTCAGGCCGGTTGATGATGCGTATCCCGGGGGTTCGCCTTGTGTCGGCCGGAATGGGCAGAGGGATCAGGGTCCCTGTCTGCTGATGAAAGAAGCCATAACTTTCCGCCAGCACCCGTTCGGATTGAAACTCCGGTTCCCGCTGCCGGACAAAAAGTGCGTCAGCCGGCATAAATCGGCTGAGATACTGAAGGCATTGGGAAACACCGGCTTGCAGGTCAAGGTGACCGCACAATCGCCGGGTGACCTGCCGGAAAAACTCATTTTTGTCTTTTACCGGTTCTTTCAGCTTTGGATGCGGGCTTCTTGTTTCATTATCCAGAATAAGGGCATCCATCACCCGCTGAAGGGGCTTCTTCAAACCGGAGAGCAAACGGCCATGCGCTTCGGTATATCTGTTCTTTCTGTCTGTCATTATCATTATCGCGCCGTACGTGCCGGTATGGTTTTGAAAATTTAAAAACAGGGAGGACCAGTCAAAAAGCTTGGCGCGATTACAGATCTCTTTGCCCAGGGGGTCCTTTTCCGGGTGATTCATCAGGTAAATTTCAGGTATGTCCCGGCTGCACAGCAACGCTATGAGCTCGCCCGGAAGATTGTAAGTGAAATTGGTTTTTTCACCGCCTATCTCCGTGGCCTGTGCGATAACCCTTAACATATTAAGGTCATAATGAAACTGGAGCCAGCTCATTTTACCGACAGGCATGACCGCTGAAACACAATGATAGACTTCATTCAGCCCTTCCTGCAGGTCGCCCTCATCAAAAATACGCTGCTGAACGCGCTGCAAAAGCGTGTCGGAGTTGATTGTCATGGAATGCCCTTCTGGCGGCCCTGCAATTATAAAATGATTTTCAATATAAGGTAATTTTATCATATTTGGCAAGAAGGATTCTCTTATTTGGCAGTATTGGCTTTTAAATATATTATAACATTTTGAATATTAAGAATTATTAATGCGGGCACGATAAATGCTAGTGCTGACACTATATAATGAAGCAAAAACTGTATTCATTCAAAAACCCGGGTTCATAAAAGGGTTTGAGCTTCAACAAAACAACTAAAAGGAGACTTTTATGAAGCGCCTGTCACTCTTCGGCCTGACAATTCTCTGTTTGATTCTGCCGGCACAGATGTTGTTCGCCTTTGCGCCCAAGCCACCTCCACCTCCCCCGCCTCCCCAGACTACCCCGGAACCCGCACCCGGCCTCAGAGTCGATCGCGTGTACGCGCCCGGTGGAAAAGGTTATCTGGAATATATCATCACGGATACAGGACAGAAACAGCCCTTCCTGCATCTGGAAGGCAGCGGATATGAAATGGGCTACCAGCAGGGATATCTGATTCCGGAAAAGTGCAGAGCGGTTGCCTCTGATGATTTCTATATTGATCTCGGCACCAGCATGATAGGGGGCAATACAGGCATCGACACGGACATATTTCTGGAACCGATAGCGGAAATGCTCTTGGAGTTCCTGGGCATGGAACGCTCGGATTATCCCGATACGTCGCTGGCAGATATACTGCTTTTCACTTTCAAGAAAATCGCGCTGTACAATGAAAAATATATTCCCCAGGAATATCTTGATGAAATGCACGGCATTTCTGAGGGTGCCAGGGCACGGGGGATAGATCTTCCTTACGAAGATGTCCTGCTTCTCAATATGGGCTTTGACGCCTTCTTGAGCGCCGGCTATCCGATTATGGTTTCCCTTGTTGAAATCGAAAAACTTCTTGATAACCTTGAACTTTCGTGTAACGCGCATATACTGGACGGCAACGCCACCGTGAATGATGTTCTCTATTTTGGCCGGGACTTCATGTTCGGCGGCGCGGGGTTTTCCGATCACCCGGTTATTATTGAAACCTTCGGCAAGGGCAGAAACCGGATGGTCAATGTCACGGTGGCCGGAATGGTAGGATGCATCGCCGGAATGAACGAAAAAGGCCTTGGCATCGGCATGGACATGGTACCGGCCTTTGATTGCAGCCCCGGTGATGTGGGCATGGGCACCCTGTTGACCGCCCGCTGGGTCATGGAACAGGCCGATGAGTTGCCAGAGGCCGTTTCGATGATCAAAAAATCCAAGCGGGGTGTTTCCTGGATATATGCCATTGCCGACGGAAAAGGGGCCAACCGGGGGGGTGTGTCCCTGGAGGTATCAGCGCACAATTACGGTACCCGGTACCTGAACCACCGGCAGGAGTTCCTGGTACCCCTTCTGTATGGTGTTGACCAGCAGGAAACCTACAGCGACGCCCTGATTCAGACCAACCATTTTCTTACCCTTAATATGAACTCGCTGGCTGGCACCTATGTGGATGGCGACTCAGATAGACGCTATGACGACATGGTCCCTCTGCTCAAGAAGGATTACGGGAAGTATGACTACAACAAGGCCTTTGACTTCATCAACTGGATGTATCTTGCGCGTAATCAGGGGCCCGGTGACTATGTCCACCAGAGCACCACACTGTTCGACCTGACGAATCTGAAAATGACGACCCTTGCAGGGCCGAAATTCGGTCAGGGAGCAACAACCCTGAGGCTGCAGTAACTATCAGGATCTGGCCGGCATCAGCCGGGACAACCGGACAACAGATCAGCAAAAGAACAGAAAACGGCCGTGGCATAATCGCCACGGCCGTTTTTGCAATCAGACTGGAGTATAGGGAGTATCCATCCATCTTTTGTGAGGACACGAAAAACGTTTCCGGGAGAATGTTTTCAACAAATAACGGTCGCTTTCAATCTGTTCTTGGACATAATTGAGCTTTTATGTTTAATTCAGTTTTATGACTACATCTAAAAAGAGAAAGCAGCCTGTGTCAGGCGCCGGGACGGAGAAGGGTTCTCTGTTAAAACCCGTTCTGCTGGTCTGCCTGGCCGCCCTGCTTCAGGTGCTGGCGTTTCCGCGTGCCGGGCTCTGGATACTTGCCTGGGTCCAGGCAATACCGTTCTGGTACGCCATTTCCAGGGCAGGCACCAAAAAGGCTTTTTTGCTGGGATGGCTTTACGGTGCCCTGATTTCAATCGGCGTTTCATACTGGGTCTTCTACGCGCTTTATGTGTACAGCAATGCCGGCTTTATCGTCAGCCTGCTGTTTTTGCTGGTCGTAAATGGCGCCTTAATCGGAATTTTCTGGGCCCTTTACGGTGCCACGGCCAACAGGGTGTTACGGCTGTGCCCCTCCCCTTTTATACGGGCTGTGGGGCTGGCCGGCCTCTGGGTTGT includes these proteins:
- a CDS encoding acyl-CoA dehydrogenase family protein, with the translated sequence MLLLNPKKYQDRNYPDERSKEIMLKTIAFFENKGMKKMKEDTFSFEFTHDFAEFCKKERIFETLFLPKGYGDDDQYYSTYRMYEFSEITGFYGAAYWYMYHVSTLGLDPVFLGDNEELKHRAVQQLRENPLCAFGLSEKEHGADIYSSEMKLYPQDDGTYLARGTKYYIGNGNEASTITVFGKIAGTDDYVFFVVDSHHEKFECVQNVIKAQNFVSEFILHDYPITDADISARGPKAWDDMLNTINICKFNIGSGATGIVTHSFYEAINHAAHRNVYGKFVTEFPHVKRLFMDSFCRLAGMKLFGLRATDYMRAASAEDKRYMLYNPIMKMKVAIQGEEVHEMLWDIIAAKGFEKDNYFSQAVVELKGFPKLEGTRHVNMALIAKLLPNFFFNPKEYPEIPRLNGPENDDYLFQQGTTRGYGKIQFHDYNIAYNSVDLPNINVFKEQIKTFADWLMISGMELKDQMMNDFDFLLGVGEMFTLVAYGQLIIESAAIEKIDNELLNQIFDVFVRDFSKYAVDIHGKPTSTQAQKDQALKIIKSPVIDNDQFARVLEKHVYSLVDAYHMNP
- a CDS encoding enoyl-CoA hydratase/isomerase family protein, with the protein product MSIADLTLDGTVAVITMDNGENRQNLAFAQAMGKAIDGALANESVTAMIITSTGEKIFSAGVDLEWMMDRFANNALDDMRAFMYGMNDVFKKCLLAPVPVIAAINGHAFGNGAILSCACDFRFMKSDRGFFCFPEVDVRIPFLPGMVAFVKKAIPYYKFNEMKLTGKRVAAPELEEHHIIEKACVDKDDLMAQALAFARTFNKQRGIFGEHKRRLHKHIVDIIDNEDPEYIEPLNLMM
- a CDS encoding sigma-54 interaction domain-containing protein; translation: METQSGLALNRIIARAASGGDIYKTFCAFFDCIHLSVPVDRMSVVQLDFDRKRIRIIAQAASTGSEKTNFSYSAPADLFALAANDNLPEIYIINEPETDPFGNDIAERTGGGTDWSLLGMSIKEQTSVYGMIFFIADNRNRFTDAHIRLLQGLKNEHKWLLDTMMQDHEKKIPGPDHYEPVDDKYEFFRQVTRRICGHLDLEAGALHCLQYLSRFMPATVLSVYQREQDMKADREVVRVTGLLKEYSGLVIPRDPAGPGAPAGRAVPKVKVTNQPERDSELNSYVKLWGSDWSAISMFLFHKKVPIGIAAISQDGKNRYTEEHKNLFSMLHDPFALGLSNNIKHREVIRLKNLLEKEKQFLKQEIRNPEENKIIGGSLGLKGVMDKARRVADQESPVLLSGETGVGKEIIANFIHQNSSRKDGPLIKVNCGAIPDTLVDSELFGHEKGAFTGAESRKMGRFERADRGTIFLDEIAELPRHVQVRLLRVLQNKIIERVGGTESIPVDIRIIAATNRNLEEQVVSGQFREDLWFRLNVFPIRIPPLRSRQADIPALVAYFIEKKSREMNLHVKPVLSQDAMETLTAYSWPGNVRELENVIERELILSKDGSLTFQTVIPRMSGGKTPDNGNADDGVLELDEVYARHIKKVLVLSKGKINGPGGAAEILKINPNTLRNRMKKLGIPHGWKKDNAS
- a CDS encoding sigma-54-dependent Fis family transcriptional regulator — its product is MTINSDTLLQRVQQRIFDEGDLQEGLNEVYHCVSAVMPVGKMSWLQFHYDLNMLRVIAQATEIGGEKTNFTYNLPGELIALLCSRDIPEIYLMNHPEKDPLGKEICNRAKLFDWSSLFLNFQNHTGTYGAIMIMTDRKNRYTEAHGRLLSGLKKPLQRVMDALILDNETRSPHPKLKEPVKDKNEFFRQVTRRLCGHLDLQAGVSQCLQYLSRFMPADALFVRQREPEFQSERVLAESYGFFHQQTGTLIPLPIPADTRRTPGIRIINRPEDSSALKLYMPIFGSEICCISMPLIHKERPIGAAVVGLEGRARYTEEHMQLFALLHDPFVLALSNNIRHREVIRLKNLVEEEKKDLAEELHCTAPDTIIGGSLGLEKVMENARLVAGQDSPVLLTGETGVGKEMIANFIHWQSSRKDGPLIKVNCGAIPDTLVDSELFGHEKGAFTGATRQKLGRFERANGGTIFLDEIAELPLPAQVRMLRVLHNKIIERVGGTESIPVDIRIIAATHRNLEERVKAGRFREDLWFRLNVFPIRIPPLRSRTMDVPALSDHFIEKKSRELKIHPTPPLSPDAMARLTAYSWPGNVRELENVIERELILNTGGPLTFQNLSPTPTHEEPAGHDMKTEDILSLDDLFVRHVKKVLVLSNGKINGPGGAAEMMKIKPNTLRNRMKKLGIAYGREKR
- a CDS encoding C45 family autoproteolytic acyltransferase/hydolase, which produces MKRLSLFGLTILCLILPAQMLFAFAPKPPPPPPPPQTTPEPAPGLRVDRVYAPGGKGYLEYIITDTGQKQPFLHLEGSGYEMGYQQGYLIPEKCRAVASDDFYIDLGTSMIGGNTGIDTDIFLEPIAEMLLEFLGMERSDYPDTSLADILLFTFKKIALYNEKYIPQEYLDEMHGISEGARARGIDLPYEDVLLLNMGFDAFLSAGYPIMVSLVEIEKLLDNLELSCNAHILDGNATVNDVLYFGRDFMFGGAGFSDHPVIIETFGKGRNRMVNVTVAGMVGCIAGMNEKGLGIGMDMVPAFDCSPGDVGMGTLLTARWVMEQADELPEAVSMIKKSKRGVSWIYAIADGKGANRGGVSLEVSAHNYGTRYLNHRQEFLVPLLYGVDQQETYSDALIQTNHFLTLNMNSLAGTYVDGDSDRRYDDMVPLLKKDYGKYDYNKAFDFINWMYLARNQGPGDYVHQSTTLFDLTNLKMTTLAGPKFGQGATTLRLQ